A region from the Perca fluviatilis chromosome 16, GENO_Pfluv_1.0, whole genome shotgun sequence genome encodes:
- the si:ch211-244c8.4 gene encoding LOW QUALITY PROTEIN: APC membrane recruitment protein 2 (The sequence of the model RefSeq protein was modified relative to this genomic sequence to represent the inferred CDS: deleted 2 bases in 1 codon), giving the protein MDVQTENMDPPPCESQSSGKIRKGFKLFGKRKPGNIFSIRSKGDGNNKSPVIRSTTIDGLSETAAQDLEQELDREKGQEVSQGEREHAEEEPLGEDGTLAAAPARASISSASSAKSLSFLSLLRGGRRGVGDRRVHTVSQPVGRHRRGLKGLFDNVRFRSKDKEKEEAPPSPLLMSSRANSVEIIKEDLTLTPKCQPRSLDSPETESCDPEKSLTTQDSAATSPSEPITPQVTAGNVSRTNEHVLPLPTSEPPLVPGDNSLSCLLADISSLLTFDSISGGGDIMADVEAEWGKASSPIGSVVTEVMPSSTSLFSKPTISTPLTSASVSNAAMAKSSSVAVPTTASTQSFTPLTKTPSTSSPIAKPSSIITTLTKSSTLTTHSVKLSSDSTPASEPSASIKLKLTLTPIATKPSTTPISLTGLSAPIMSPPSMTIKSALSSTSTTTAAPPNTPATVVKAPSVSPTITCKASKLASEIAAPLQMIASVSKPISVTTPTPVSAKPPPVTHSPPTPVAFTQPSPAKLDSASSLNLQTSTSYKLSLSSAAGESKAPVIVSTACAVTTKPSSPAPVIPSKMTMVPTLTTTSGSVSAALYIPTLTSSPMDLNKTPPSLASVPDIYPYSPPTPRTRTQPSAAASLPTPSSTSLDKIPPTTKSTPAPVSLDKTPPAPPSTPTPTTHAVVSTASTTPPPPGQIQVSQSKAPPVPAQIPISVPKDPLSPAQMQVSQSKAPLAPAQIPISVSKPPPIPAQIPISVSKPPPVPAHIPISVSKPPPVPAQIPISVSKPLLSLLRSQFLYQNPLLSLLRSQVLYQSPLLFLLRSQFLYQNPLLSLLKSQVLCLKIRLLLFKFKFPNLKPRLPLLVSQFLHLLTFLPLFISQILYLKPLLHQPLALALSLLFLLPLHLVRVRPQPAKMRGSGQASVDGQLTSPSSTSAQGAQTVPSKTEELQNESQKSLQGPSRERRIPQAKASGLSKIPVVGGGRAGKLPVRDSQHVDDEGCRDPPTPMHEEERPHFNSHDAGSKDKISDVEANVPTSKHTKEESQQLPQPKVLTSSPRDSKIPVKHGVQSHTASQIPQAKEPSRTKIPVSKVPVRRADCNSWRHYTISNSNRVEEADSTQAQNISTGSRTTSLALWC; this is encoded by the exons ATGGATGTACAAACGGAGAACATGGACCCCCCGCCTTGTGAATCCCAGTCGAGTGGaaaaatcagaaaaggattcAAGCTGTTTGGCAAACGCAAGCCAGGTAACATCTTTTCTATTCGAAGCAAAGGGGATGGAAACAACAAGTCACCTGTTATCAGGAGCACTACCATAGATGGATTATCTGAGACCGCTGCACAAGATTTAGAGCAGGAGCTGGACAGGGAAAAGGGACAGGAGGTGAGTCAAGGAGAGAGGGAGCATGCAGAGGAGGAGCCGCTTGGTGAAGATGGCACTCTGGCTGCTGCCCCTGCTCGCGCCTCCATTTCTTCAGCCAGCTCAGCCAAGTCCCTCAGCTTCCTGTCGTTGCTGAGGGGTGGCCGGAGAGGAGTGGGGGACCGCAGAGTTCACACCGTGTCCCAGCCAGTGGGTCGACATCGTCGTGGGCTGAAGGGTCTCTTTGACAATGTTAGGTTCCGATCAAAAGATAAAGAGAAGGAGGAAGCCCCTCCGAGCCCTCTTCTCATGTCGTCCCGCGCCAACAGTGTGGAAATCATCAAAGAGGACCTCACCCTTACCCCTAAATGCCAGCCTCGCTCTCTGGACAGCCCTGAGACTGAGAGCTGTGATCCTGAGAAGAGCTTAACAACACAAGACAGTGCAGCCACATCCCCATCAGAGCCCATAACTCCCCAGGTGACAGCAGGCAATGTGAGTAGAACTAATGAGCATGTGCTGCCTTTACCCACCTCTGAACCACCCTTGGTACCCGGTGATAACAGCCTGAGCTGCTTGCTGGCAGACATCTCCTCTCTCCTGACCTTTGACTCAATCTCAGGGGGTGGTGACATCATGGCTGATGTGGAGGCAGAGTGGGGGAAAGCCAGCAGTCCCATTGGTTCTGTGGTGACGGAAGTCATGCCATCATCCACATCTCTCTTCTCTAAACCTACCATCTCAACTCCACTGACCTCTGCCTCTGTCAGCAATGCTGCTATGGCAAAATCCTCATCTGTAGCCGTCCCCACGACAGCCTCCACCCAATCCTTTACTCCTCTGACAAAGACACCTTCAACCTCTTCTCCCATTGCCAAGCCCAGCTCCATCATCACGACGTTGACCAAATCTTCCACTTTGACTACTCACTCAGTCAAATTGAGTTCGGACTCTACTCCAGCCTCTGAGCCTTCTGCTAGCATTAAACTTAAATTGACTCTTACGCCCATTGCAACAAAACCTTCAACAACCCCTATATCTTTAACAGGCCTTTCCGCTCCAATAATGTCTCCCCCTTCTATGACAATTAAATCTGCACTGAGCTCCACCTCTACTACTACCGCAGCTCCACCAAACACCCCGGCCACTGTAGTCAAGGCTCCCTCAGTTAGCCCAACTATTACCTGTAAGGCTAGCAAATTGGCTTCAGAGATTGCAGCACCTCTTCAAATGATTGCTTCAGTAAGTAAACCTATCTCTGTAACCACTCCAACTCCTGTGTCAGCTAAACCTCCACCAGTAACCCATAGCCCTCCCACCCCTGTTGCTTTCACCCAACCTTCACCTGCTAAATTGGATTCAGCTAGCAGTTTGAACCTGCAAACTTCCACTTCCTACAAACTTTCCCTAAGTTCAGCTGCAGGAGAATCTAAAGCCCCAGTGATAGTATCAACGGCCTGTGCAGTTACAACCAAACCCTCCTCTCCTGCACCAGTTATCCCCTCCAAGATGACAATGGTTCCCACATTAACTACGACCTCAGGCTCGGTATCTGCGGCCCTTTACATACCTACCCTTACCTCTAGCCCAATGGACTTAAATAAGACCCCTCCCTCCCTTGCAAGTGTTCCAGATATTTATCCTTACTCTCCCCCTACTCCCAGGACTAGAACCCAACCCAGTGCCGCTGCATCTCTCCCAACTCCATCTTCAACTTCCTTAGATAAGATTCCTCCCACGACTAAATCCACTCCTGCACCAGTCTCATTAGATAAGACGCCCCCTGCTCCACCATCGACTCCAACTCCTACCACTCATGCTGTTGTTTCTACAGCATCCACAACACCTCCTCCTCCGGGTCAGATCCAAGTCTCTCAATCTAAAGCCCCTCCAGTTCCTGCTCAAATCCCAATTTCTGTACCTAAAGATCCACTTTCCCCTGCTCAAATGCAAGTTTCTCAATCTAAAGCCCCTCTTGCTCCTGCTCAGATCCCAATTTCTGTATCAAAGCCCCCTCCTATCCCTGCTCAGATCCCCATTTCTGTATCAAAACCCCCTCCTGTCCCTGCTCATATCCCAATTTCTGTATCAAAGCCCCCTCCTGTCCCTGCTCAGATCCCCATTTCTGTATCAAAGCCCCTCCTTTCCCTGCTCAGATCCCAATTTCTGTATCAAAACCCCCTCCTGTCCCTGCTCAGATCCCAAGTTCTGTATCAAAGCCCCCTCCTGTTCCTGCTCAGATCCCAATTTCTGTATCAAAACCCCCTCCTGTCCCTGCTCAAATCCCAAGTTCTGTGTCTAAAGATTCGCCTGCTCCTGTTCAAATTCAAGTTTCCCAATTTAAAGCCCAGATTGCCCCTGCTTGTATCGCAGTTTCTGCATCTACTGACCTTCCTGCCCCTGTTCATATCCCAGATTCTGTATCTAAAGCCCCTCCTGCACCAACCCCTGGCCCTTGCCCTGTCACTTCTCTTCCTTCTACCCCTGCACCTTGTCCGAGTGAGGCCCCAGC CTGCTAAGATGAGAGGAAGTGGACAGGCATCAGTCGATGGGCAACTGACTAGTCCAAGTAGCACAAGTGCCCAGGGGGCCCAGACCGTACCATCCAAAACAGAGGAACTGCAAAATGAGTCACAAAAGAGCCTTCAGGGTCCCTCCAGAGAAAGGAGGATACCACAAGCAAAGGCATCAGGACTTAGCAAAATACCTGTAGTAGGAGGGGGCAGAGCAGGCAAGCTACCTGTCCGGGACAGTCAACATGTTGATGATGAAGGATGCAGGGACCCACCTACTCCTATGCACGAAGAAGAGAGGCCCCATTTCAACTCACACGATGCAGGGAGCAAAGATAAAATCAGTGATGTTGAAGCTAATGTGCCCACCTCAAAACACACCAAGGAGGAGAGTCAGCAGCTTCCCCAGCCGAAAGTCCTCACCAGTTCACCGCGTGACTCAAAGATCCCTGTGAAGCACGGCGTACAGTCTCACACTGCCTCCCAAATCCCTCAAGCTAAAGAACCCTCTCGCACCAAGATACCTGTGTCCAAGGTTCCTGTCCGCAGGGCTG ACTGTAATTCCTGGCGTCACTACACCATAAGCAACAGTAACAGAGTCGAGGAGGCCGACAGCACTCAAGCACAAAACATCTCCACAGGGAGCCGAACAACAAGTCTGGCTCTTTGGTGCTGA
- the LOC120544412 gene encoding organic solute transporter subunit alpha-like, whose translation MEETQLNSTIDPACLQEPPLAIDVIKQLDVFGLCLYFMLTFMSSISLLLYLEQCFYIYKKLPYPQKTTIIWINGAAPVIATMACFGMWIPRAVMVTDMTSNCYFAVVMYKVLVLIIEEFGGSNVFLKRFSGKTFKITTGPCCCCCLCLPRVAMSRRFLFFLKLGSLQYAILKTVLSVLAIVLWTNGNFDLSDLEITGTAIWINPFIGVLTIIALWPVAIIFMNTNSFLRSLKIVPKYAIYQLILVLSQLQTSIINIVALDGTIACAPPFSSQARGSMLNQQIMIMEMFILTLLNRCLYRRTYETLPSEVHDNDQNSKVALQTALVEHDV comes from the exons ATGGAGGAAACTCAACTCAACAGCACCATTGATCCAGCTTGTTTACAAGAGCCCCCGCTGGCTATCGACGTGATCAAGC AGCTAGATGTGTTTGGATTGTGCCTGTACTTCATGCTCACCTTCATGTCCAGCATCTCCCTGCTGCTGTACCTGGAGCAGTGTTTCTACATTTACAAAAAACTGCCCTACCCCCAGAAGACGACCATCATTTGGATAAATGGTGCAGCACCA GTCATTGCCACCATGGCTTGTTTTGGGATGTGGATCCCGAGGGCAGTCATGGTCACAGACATGACGTCCAACTG TTATTTTGCAGTGGTGATGTATAAGGTCTTGGTTCTGATTATCGAGGAGTTTGGAGGCAGCAATGTTTTTCTGAAGCGGTTTTCCGGTAAAACCTTTAAGATCACCACAGgaccctgctgctgctgctgcctctgttTACCCCGCGTGGCGATGTCACG GCGATTTTTATTCTTCCTGAAGTTGGGTTCTCTTCAGTATGCAATCCTAAAGACGGTGCTCTCTGTCCTCGCCATAGTATTGTGGACAAATGGCAACTTTGATCTGTCTGAT ctaGAGATCACTGGTACAGCCATTTGGATTAACCCATTCATTGGCGTTCTCACCATCATCGCCCTTTGGCCTGTTGCCATCATCTTCATGAACACTAACAGCTTTCTACGCAGCCTCAAAATTGTACCCAAGTATGCCATCTACCAA TTAATACTTGTACTGAGTCAGCTGCAGACATCAATCATTAACATCGTGGCCTTGGATGGAACCATCGCCTGCGCCCCTCCCTTCTCTTCTCAAGCTCGTGGCTCCA TGCTAAATCAGCAGATAATGATCATGGAGATGTTCATCCTCACTCTGCTCAATCGGTGTTTGTACCGTCGTACATATGAGACACTTCCCTCTGAGGTACATGACAACGACCAGAATTCTAAAGTCGCCCTCCAGACTGCTCTCGTGGAGCATGACGTCTAA